A stretch of DNA from Streptomyces venezuelae:
CTGGCAGCTGGTCGAGACCCTCGACGGGGCACCCGTACGGGCCCTCGCGCTCCAGTTGCTCTCCCGGGCCGCCGCCGGCAACAACGCCCTGCGCGAGGATCCGGCACTGGCGACGGAGGGGCTCGCGCCCCGCCTCGCCATCGAGGAGCGGTTCGGCGAGCGCGCCATCCAGGGCGCCCTGCGGCAGGCCGCTTCCTCCGGATGGGTGGTGAAGAACCTCCGCTACCCGCGGCGCCTCGCGGGCCTCAACGGCGCCGTCGGCGTCCGGCTCTCCCTCGCCAACCCCACATTCCTGCACAAGGGCGCGGGCCCGGGAACCGAGACCTTCGTGCTCGGCGGGCACCAGTCCGCCGGACAGATCGGCCAGGGCACCTCCCACACCACGCAGTTCGGCGCCACCGTCACCGAGACGGGCCCCACGTGGCGGACCGGCCAGGGCGTGGCGGTGTCCCGCACATCCGGCAAGGGCGACGCCGAGTCCTTCAGCCTGGCCGGCACCATCGAACGCAACGCGCACACCCCGAAGAAGGCCCCGCTGTACCTGGTGCAGTGCGACGTACTGGTCAACATGGTCGCCGAGGTCAAGGTCACCGGAGGCGGCCCCTACGTGGCCAAGGGAGTCCGCACCCTGCCCGCCGCTGCGGGGGTGTGGCTGACGGAGGCCCAGCTGCCGCCGGAGATCAAGCGGCAATTGGGGCGCAGCCGGCGGCCGGTACCGACCGCGGGTGCGGCTGCATCGGAGGCCGCAACTCCGGCCGCCCCGCGACTCCGCAGGAACCGGGCACTCGGCTTCGGTGTGATCGAGGACATGCCGGACTTCGTCCCGTTGCTCGGGCAGTTGCGTACCAGCCTGTCCGGCCTGGGCGGGAACATCGGCGAGGACCTGCTGCCCCGGCAGCAGCTCAAGGACCGCAACGACAACGTGCAGCGACTGCTGCGCGTCCTGGACCGGGACGGCTCCGCCGGGCTGCTGTCCAGCGCCATGGACGGCGGAGTCACCGTCGAACTGTTCGACGGGCGCAAGACCCCGTACTGGGCCGTCTTCAAGATCCTCCAAGTGGGCGACGGGAGGGCCGCGGGCGCAGCGGACGCGGGCCGGGACATGGAGTACATCACCTCCGCCGTCGCACAGCACGCCACCTCCCACGACGAGGGCTCCGCCGTCGGAGTCGAAGGCATCCTCGCCGGATCGGGCCGCCCCGAGGGCGGCACCGGCCAGGTGAAGGGGGTCGGCGGTGCGGCGGGCATCGGAATCGCGTCAGGGAGCTCGCGGCGCAGCGGTGCGGTGAGCCGCGGCCAGCTCGGCATGAAGTCCGTCGCCGACAGCTCCGCGCGCTCGGACCTGATGCACCTGCCGATCCGGGCAAGCCTCGAACTGTACAAGGGGGACAAGCGGCTGGCGCTGGCCCAGATGGTCAACCTGACGCTGACCCAGCGCATCCTGCGCAAGGACCTGGAGGCCCTCTCCCGCATGCGGCTCCCTGCGGCCGACGCACGGTTGGCCGCGCGCGGCTGCCGCGACACCGGCGGGGCCGCCCTCGCCGCCTGGCGGGCGGCCGGCGTGCGGCTGCCGATGGAGGCGCAGGTCAACGGGTTCCAAGGAGCCGGGCAGGTCAGGGAGCTCGTGAACTCGGCCGTACGGGAGGCGGGCGGCGGCGACCGCTTCCGCGCCAAGGGGCAGGCCGGCGCCTACGCCCTGAACGAGGCGGTGTCCACCGAGTGGCTGACCGCCGCGCTGCCGCTGCTCGCCACGTCCGGGGCCGACCTGCCCCCGGTGCACGCCTCCGGAGCGGAGGGTCAGGACCTGCGGGGCTCCGTGCACGCCCGGCTGCGCAACGGACGGGTGCTGGGCCTCGGCGACAGGATGACCTTCGAGACCATCGGCCAGAGCCACCTGGACGCGCCCCGCCCCACCCAGACGGACGGCCAGAGTTCCGCCGACCACGGCAGGTCCGCCCGCCCGGTGTTCGGTGCGGGGGTGCTCAACGCCACCGAGTTCCGGCTCAACCAGCTGCTGGGCAACACGGGCGGCTCGGGCGGCACGACCGACGCCACGGCGAACTCCTCCGGCTCAATGCCGGTGCACAAGCCGAAGATGAAGGCGGTCCTGGTCCAGTTCACCCTGGACGTCAGGGTGATGGCCCACGTCACCAGCCGGGTCCGGGGCCGCACGGCCACGGCGGTACGGGAGCTGACCCTCGCGCAGCCGGTGGTGGTCCGCATGCCGGAGCCCGTGGTCCGCCGCATGCTGGCCACCCAGAGCGACCGGCTGACCGACGACGGAAACCACCTGGCCCCGACCGGCGCGGCTCCCGCCTTCTACGCGTGAGTGCCGGGAGCGGCTTCCTCGGTTTCCTGCGCGGGCACCGGACGGCCCATCACGGCCTGGGCATTGGCCTCCGCCGCACGCTCGAAGCGGTCGGACGGGTCGCTGACGCGCAGGCCGGCTCCGTTGTCGGTACCGGCGACGGCCCCCTGGCGCTGCTGGATGACGTGGGTGAGCTCGTGGGCGAGCGTGTGCTTGTCACCCCCGCCCTCGCCGATGACCACGTGGCTGCCCGACGTGTAGGCGCGGGCGCCCAGTTCGGCCGCGGAGCGTCGGGCGGCGCTGTCGGTGTGGAGGCGCACGTCCGAGAAGTCGGCGCCCAGGCGTGCCTCCATCTCCGACCGTGTGGCGTTGTCCATCGGACTCCCGGCCGCCCGCAGGACTTCGTGGGCGGCGGAACGCTGCACGGCGGGAGCCTCCGCCGAGTGCCCGCAGCCGGCGCCGTGCCGGTGCTCCTCCTGAGCCCATTCATGGCCGGCCTGACGGAGCATCTGGACGACGGCGGCGTTGCCCGCCGCGCTCTGCAGCCCCAGCAGCCCGTGGCCGGCGGCGTTCGCGGGGGCGGCGGGGCTGCGCCGGGGCGCGGGATCCCGCTTGACTGTGGGGTCCTTCTCCTTCGCGGAAACCATGGGTCCTTCCTCATTCACGGCCTGAACCGCAGGCCGGGTCCCCGGGGTCAGTCTTGGTTCGTGTTGTGTTTCTTGATGCCGGAGTGCAGGTCGTTGGGGTTGTTCGGCATCAGAAGGTTGCTGCCGGGGGGCCTGTGGCCGGTGGCGGCCTTGTGTACGTTGATCGCGAAGTCGGTGCAGTTGTAGGTCAACAGGTTGTAATCGTGGTTCAGATTGTCCTTGATGTAGTTTTTGGCTTTCTTGTACTGCTTTGCGGTGATGGGTACTGACAGTACGGTGGTCGCGTTGTTCGGGTCGTCGTAGTTGAGCCGTACTTCGCCGGGCACGCTCCGGTGCGGCGCGTCCTCATTGATCCCGCCCTTGGGGTAAAAGCCGGCGGAGGCTTGGAACTTGTCGTCCTTGTAGAACGCCACCCAGGAATGACCGACCCGCTGAAAGTAGTCCGCGTCACGGAAACTGGCGCTCTTCTTCACCAGGACGCGAAGGGTGATGGCGGGGTCCTCGCCCGCTGCTTGCTCCTGCTCCGGCTCCTCTGTTCGGGCGTCGGGTCGTAGGCCGTCGGCCGACTCCCCGACCTCCGGCACCGGGCCCCTGGTCCACCCGCCGTCCGCGGTCCGCCGCCAGCCCTGCTGCTCCATACGACGGGTGGCCGCGGCCGGGTCGAGCCCCTCGAGCACCCGCTGCACGACCGGGGCGGCAGCGGGCAACCGCTGGAGCACGGGCTGCGCCGTGCCTGACTGCTCCCGCAGGCCGGGACGACCCTCACCCGCGCCCTGGCCATGCCGGTGTTGCGCCAGCATCCTGGCGACCGTGGCGTTGCCGGCGGACCGCTGGAGCGTCCTCACCGCCTGAGGGGTGGGGGTCGTCCCGGCGCCTGTCACGGCGACACTCTCGGCCGGCGACGTGCCACGCGTCACGGCAGGCCGGGGCGGCTGGGCCGGCAGGCGTCCGGGAGCCTGCTCTCTCTCACGTTCCCTCATCCCGGTGCCTTCCCTCGAGTATTCCGAGCCCGCAACGCTGCCACGGTGCGACAACGGCCACAAGGTCCGAACGTACTGTCCCCACGGGCAAGGATGAGGTGCGCGCAGGTGCCCCACCGGCACGTCGATTGCCCCGAAAGCCGAGCCGGCGCGGCCACGCCGTACGGCCCGTGCTCCTAGAAGAAGCCGAGCTTCTTCGGCGAGTACGAGACGAGGAGATTCTTGGTCTGCTGGTAGCTGTCCAGCATCATCTTGTGCGTCTCGCGGCCGATGCCCGACTGCTTGTAGCCGCCGAAGGCGGCATGCGCCGGGTACGCGTGGTAGCAGTTCGTCCAGACCCGGCCCGCCTGGATGGCCCGGCCCGCCCGGTACGCCGTGTTGATGTCGCGCGTCCACACGCCTGCGCCCAGGCCGTACGCCGTGTCGTTCGCGATGCGGACCGCGTCCTCGAAGTCCTGGAAGGAGGTCACCGACACCACCGGGCCGAAGATCTCCTCCTGGAAGATCCGCATCCGGTTGTTTCCCTCGAAGATCGTCGGCTGGACGTAGAAACCGCCCGCCAGTTCACCCTCCAGCTCCTGCCGGCCGCCGCCCGTCAGGATCTTCGCGCCCTCCTGCTGCCCGATCTCCAGGTACCCCAGGATCTTCTTCAGCTGCTCCTCCGAGGCCTGCGCGCCGATCATCGTCTCGGTGTCCAGCGGATGGCCCGGCACGATCAGTTCGGTACGGGCGATCGCCGCGTCGAGGAAATCCCCGTACCGGCCGCGCTCGATCAGGGCGCGCGACGGACACGTGCACACCTCGCCCTGGTTGAGCGCGAACATCGCGAAGCCCTCCAGGGCCTTGTCCCGCAGATCGTCGTCGACGGCCCAGATGTCGTCAAAGAACAGGTTCGGGCTCTTGCCGCCCAGCTCCAGCGACACCGGCTTCAGGTTCTCCGCCGCATAACCCATGATCAGCCGGCCGGTGGAGGTCTCCCCGGTGAAGGCGATCTTCGCCACCCGCGGGCTGGAGGCCAGCGGCTTCCCGGCCTCCTCGCCGAAACCGTTGACGATGTTCACCACCCCCGGCGGCAGCAGGTCCGCCACCAGGGAGAGCCAGTAGTGCACCGAGGCCGGGGTCTGCTCGGCAGGCTTCAGCACCACCGTGTTCCCCGCCGCCAGGGCCGGAGCCAGCTTCCACACCGCCATCAGGATCGGGAAGTTCCACGGAATGATCGCCCCGACCACCCCCAGCGGCTCATGGAAGTGGTACGCCACGGTGTCGTCGTCGACCTGGCTGAGCGACCCCTCCTGCGCCCGCAGCGCCCCCGCGAAGTACCGGAACTGGTCGATGGCCAGCGGCAGGTCCGCGGCCAGGGTCTCCCGTACCGGCTTGCCGTTCTCCCAGGTCTCGGCGACCGCCAGCGCCTGGAGGTTCTCTTCCATCCGGTCCGCGATCCGCAGCAGCACCGCCGAGCGCTCGACTGCCGGCGTACGCCCCCAGGCCGGGGCTGCCGCGTGCGCCGCGTCCAGCGCCCGCTCGACGTCCTCCGCCGTACCCCGCGCGATCTCGGTGAACACCTCACCGGTCACGGGGGAGGGGTTGGCGAAGTACCGGCCGCCGGCCGGCGCCACGTACGCGCCGCCGATGAAGTGGTCGTAGCGGGACGCGTACGACATGAGCGCGCCCTCGGTGCCGGGCGCTGCGAAACGGGCCATGACGGAGTTCTCCCCTTGCCGGGCGCCGTCCGCCGTCGGGCGGCGCTCGAAGGGGGAGGCTAGGAGCGGACAGGTTGCGGATACGTTGCACGGGGGTGCTGACAGGATGGGCGTCATGAACGCAGCCACGGCAGCCGATTACGGCTGGATACGCTCCGCATCCTCGGTCTTCCAGTACGGGCTGGAGATGGGATACACGCTGACGCTGGTCCGGGGAATCTCGCCGGCGGAACTGCTGAGCGTGGCCGGCGCAGAGGCCCTCGGCGCCTGTGAAGGGGTCGGCGAGTTCATGGAGGGACACACGGAAATCCTGTTCGGGTACGAGGACTTCCCCGAGTCCTTCCTCGCGGGAGCGTTCACCGTGCCCGGTGAGGGCGGGGACTGGACGCTCGCTCTGGAGTTCGGCGGCGATCTGGGCACGCGGCCGAGCATCATGGAGGCCCTCTCCACCGGGACACGGGCTGTCTCGCACTCGAGCAACGGGGCCAAGTTCATGGATTTCTTCCACTGGTACGAGGACGGGAAGTTGCGCACCACATTCGAGTGGCCGGCGGAGAGGACCGGAAGCACGCCCGATGAGCTGAACACCCTCATGCTGGAGGTCGGTCTCAACCCGGCGGGTGACCAGCGCCCGGACGTCGACACGAAGGCGGCGGCCTTCGCGCTGGCCGAGCGGCTCACCGGCGTACGCGTGACCGAGGAACTGCTGGCGCAGGCCCACTACCAGACGGGCGAGGTGCCGGAGGAACCGGCCGCAGAAGGGGAGGGCGTGACCGTCGACGTCACGGATGCCCATGGCGAGCGGACATCGTTCTGACCCGAGGTGTCGCCGACTGATGGGAGGACGATCCGCCGGGATCAGTCCGAGCCCGAGGCCCGAACGGCGGGGTGTGCGCCGCCCAGTTCGGCATCCAGCGCCCGTACCCGGGCCAGCGCGGCCGGCCGGGCGCCCGGCGGGAGCGCGGCAGCCAGCGCAGCCCACACCTCCGGATCGTCCGCGCCCCACGGGGCACACACCCAGTCGGTCAACAGCCCGACGTCCGCCCGCGCCAGCAGCGCCGCCCGCGCCTGATCCTCGATACGCCGCCGCAGCCGGACGATCCCCGGCGCGGCGGAGGCGGGCAGCAGCGGTCCCGGGTACTCGGCGAGCGCCGCCGACGTCGCACCGGTGGCCAGCAGCCGGCACACCGACACGGAGTCCGCGGCCAGCGGAGCGGCCGTCCGGTACGGCCGGGACCGCAGCACGTCCGGTCCCACCAGGGCGCGCAGACGCGACAGTTCGGCCCGCAGGGTCACCGCGGAGGCGTGCTCGTCCTCGTACAGCGCGATCAGCAGTTCGTCCCCGGACAGGCCCTCCGGATGGTGCGCGAGCAACACCATGATCTCGCTGTGCCGTCGGCCCAGCCGGTGCGTACGGCCGGCGCACACCAGCAGCGCCTCGTCCCGGCCGAGCGCCTGCAGGCGGTCCGGCGGCGACCCGGCCGCCGGCCCCAGCAGGGCGAGTTGCGATTCGGCGGCCCGC
This window harbors:
- a CDS encoding aldehyde dehydrogenase family protein, which gives rise to MARFAAPGTEGALMSYASRYDHFIGGAYVAPAGGRYFANPSPVTGEVFTEIARGTAEDVERALDAAHAAAPAWGRTPAVERSAVLLRIADRMEENLQALAVAETWENGKPVRETLAADLPLAIDQFRYFAGALRAQEGSLSQVDDDTVAYHFHEPLGVVGAIIPWNFPILMAVWKLAPALAAGNTVVLKPAEQTPASVHYWLSLVADLLPPGVVNIVNGFGEEAGKPLASSPRVAKIAFTGETSTGRLIMGYAAENLKPVSLELGGKSPNLFFDDIWAVDDDLRDKALEGFAMFALNQGEVCTCPSRALIERGRYGDFLDAAIARTELIVPGHPLDTETMIGAQASEEQLKKILGYLEIGQQEGAKILTGGGRQELEGELAGGFYVQPTIFEGNNRMRIFQEEIFGPVVSVTSFQDFEDAVRIANDTAYGLGAGVWTRDINTAYRAGRAIQAGRVWTNCYHAYPAHAAFGGYKQSGIGRETHKMMLDSYQQTKNLLVSYSPKKLGFF
- a CDS encoding DUF6461 domain-containing protein, with translation MNAATAADYGWIRSASSVFQYGLEMGYTLTLVRGISPAELLSVAGAEALGACEGVGEFMEGHTEILFGYEDFPESFLAGAFTVPGEGGDWTLALEFGGDLGTRPSIMEALSTGTRAVSHSSNGAKFMDFFHWYEDGKLRTTFEWPAERTGSTPDELNTLMLEVGLNPAGDQRPDVDTKAAAFALAERLTGVRVTEELLAQAHYQTGEVPEEPAAEGEGVTVDVTDAHGERTSF
- a CDS encoding GAF domain-containing protein — encoded protein: MASDAAAVALPGGADPVERSRLLRRAHAVFTAEGRVVAPVRTAIAKSWRRCARARVSPECSARVELRDADLHAYREQHPLARVMPVFRDLVGAFAAHERHLFAVCDARGSLLWVEGDSGTLDRAAGLGFVPGARWAETAMGTNAPGTAVAVGEAVQVFGAEHFSRSVHPWTCAAAPVRDPRTGRLLGAVDITGGDGLAHPHSLAFVQAVARAAESQLALLGPAAGSPPDRLQALGRDEALLVCAGRTHRLGRRHSEIMVLLAHHPEGLSGDELLIALYEDEHASAVTLRAELSRLRALVGPDVLRSRPYRTAAPLAADSVSVCRLLATGATSAALAEYPGPLLPASAAPGIVRLRRRIEDQARAALLARADVGLLTDWVCAPWGADDPEVWAALAAALPPGARPAALARVRALDAELGGAHPAVRASGSD